The Acidobacteriota bacterium genome includes a region encoding these proteins:
- a CDS encoding sigma-70 family RNA polymerase sigma factor: MVVDSDLDLMLRVRQGDAGSFDELLRRHRVPLVHYFCRMVRDQALAEDLAQEAFLRVYNARHRYRPDARFTTWLYRIATNLALNAIRDTRGRQPQSGNVRPEDGEARLEFVDPRVSVEQELIETDRGRMIRKAIESLPENQRAAVVLHKYQDVDYRQIAGILNVSESAVKSLLFRAYETLRLRLEPLVREGQL, translated from the coding sequence ATGGTTGTTGACTCGGATCTTGACTTGATGTTGCGGGTTCGCCAGGGCGATGCCGGCTCTTTCGACGAGCTTCTGCGGCGCCATCGTGTCCCGCTGGTCCATTACTTTTGCAGGATGGTGCGCGACCAGGCCCTGGCGGAAGATCTGGCCCAGGAGGCCTTTCTTCGCGTTTACAACGCCCGCCATCGTTATCGTCCGGACGCGCGCTTCACGACCTGGCTCTACCGGATTGCGACAAACCTTGCGCTCAATGCCATCCGGGACACGCGAGGCCGGCAGCCCCAGAGCGGCAACGTCCGGCCGGAAGACGGTGAAGCGCGCCTCGAATTTGTCGATCCCAGGGTTTCGGTTGAGCAGGAGCTGATTGAAACCGATCGCGGCCGTATGATCCGCAAAGCCATCGAGTCGCTGCCGGAAAATCAGCGCGCGGCGGTGGTCCTGCACAAGTACCAGGACGTGGATTACCGCCAGATTGCCGGGATTTTAAATGTGTCCGAGAGTGCCGTCAAATCGCTCTTATTCCGCGCTTATGAAACCCTTCGCTTGCGCCTCGAGCCGCTTGTCAGGGAAGGACAGCTATGA